In Quercus lobata isolate SW786 chromosome 12, ValleyOak3.0 Primary Assembly, whole genome shotgun sequence, a genomic segment contains:
- the LOC115972129 gene encoding uncharacterized protein LOC115972129 → MVLDSILSSPHRRSPSFRKQFSRDDSLSWPTLLQRHRFLLIALVLLAFLCTVYLYFAVTLGASGSCSDLKGAQKASCLDAKASVGNGKLKFL, encoded by the coding sequence ATGGTTCTTGACAGCATTCTATCTTCTCCTCATCGTAGGTCACCATCATTCAGGAAGCAATTCTCGCGGGATGATTCCTTAAGCTGGCCAACACTCCTTCAAAGGCACCGCTTCCTCTTAATAGCTCTAGTTCTCCTAGCTTTCCTATGCACTGTGTATCTTTATTTTGCTGTCACTTTAGGTGCTTCTGGATCATGTTCTGATTTAAAGGGTGCTCAGAAAGCGTCGTGTTTGGATGCAAAAGCTTCTGTGGGCAATGGAAAATTGAAATTCCTTTGA
- the LOC115972351 gene encoding pentatricopeptide repeat-containing protein At1g77360, mitochondrial-like yields MEDTNAATLKPGRLLQQFPSHVDSTDISLTARTLCEILTRSSPTAIETALSSTGISPSTDLVCEVLKYCYHYPSSAVKFFRWAGQQETKHSTPAWNLMVDLLGKNQLFDPMWDAVRSMKQEGVLSITTFVSIFGSYCNVGRFEEAVMSFNVMDRYGIEKDVIAVNSLLSAICNEDNQTAKAVEFFEQVKAKIPVDGDTFAILLEGWEKEGNVAEATRTFGEMVISVGWSPQNMSAYDTFLNTLVSGSQVDEAIKFLQLMKKNNCFPGLRFFSTALVILIKQNNPRNAMALWDTMVGNGLVPNLTMYNTMIGLLCDNDDLDNAIRLLDQMPFNGVFADSLTYNMIFKCLIKSKKVREVSNFFREMIKNEWHPTHSNCAMAISMLFQGYDPEAAIEIWNYATENNITPLDASANALLLGLCNLGRFSDLRRYGDEVLDRRLSIYESTMEDLKKTSYKEGRAARDKFESLSRRWKAR; encoded by the coding sequence CCATCTCATGTGGATTCTACTGACATCTCCTTAACCGCTCGAACCTTATGCGAAATCCTCACTCGCTCGTCTCCCACCGCCATTGAAACCGCTCTCTCTTCCACCGGAATCTCGCCTTCTACCGATCTCGTGTGCGAGGTGCTGAAATACTGCTACCATTACCCGTCCTCGGCGGTGAAGTTCTTCCGCTGGGCCGGGCAGCAGGAGACCAAGCACTCCACGCCGGCGTGGAACCTCATGGTTGACTTGCTAGGCAAGAACCAGCTCTTCGATCCGATGTGGGACGCGGTGAGGTCGATGAAGCAAGAAGGCGTGCTGTCCATCACCACTTTCGTGTCGATTTTTGGGAGTTATTGCAATGTGGGGAGGTTCGAGGAGGCGGTGATGAGTTTTAACGTGATGGATAGGTATGGGATTGAGAAGGATGTGATCGCTGTGAATTCGTTGCTCAGTGCGATTTGTAATGAAGACAATCAGACTGCGAAGGCGGTGGAGTTCTTCGAGCAGGTCAAGGCAAAGATACCGGTGGATGGGGATACTTTCGCGATTTTGTTGGAAGGGTGGGAGAAAGAAGGCAATGTGGCCGAGGCGACTAGGACTTTTGGCGAGATGGTGATTAGTGTCGGGTGGAGCCCTCAGAACATGTCTGCTTATGACACCTTCTTGAATACGCTCGTGAGTGGTTCGCAGGTTGATGAGGCGATCAAGTTTCTTCAACTCATGAAGAAGAACAACTGCTTTCCAGGTTTGAGATTCTTTTCCACTGCTCTTGTTATTCTTATTAAGCAGAACAATCCGCGCAACGCAATGGCGTTGTGGGATACCATGGTGGGTAATGGATTGGTACCAAACTTGACAATGTACAATACCATGATTGGCTTGCTCTGCGACAATGATGATTTGGACAATGCAATTCGGCTCTTGGATCAGATGCCCTTCAATGGTGTTTTTGCTGATTCTTTAACTTATAACATGATTTTTAAATGTCTGATTAAAAGCAAGAAGGTTCGCGAAGTGAGTAACTTCTTTCGCGAGATGATCAAGAATGAATGGCATCCTACGCATTCTAATTGTGCGATGGCCATATCAATGCTTTTTCAAGGCTATGACCCCGAAGCAGCCATTGAGATATGGAACTATGCTACCGAGAACAATATCACACCTCTTGATGCGAGCGCGAATGCTTTGCTCCTTGGTCTTTGTAACCTAGGTAGGTTCTCAGACTTAAGGAGGTATGGCGATGAGGTGCTTGATAGAAGACTCAGTATATATGAATCAACAATGGAAGATTTGAAGAAAACTTCCTATAAGGAGGGTAGAGCTGCAAGAGATAAATTTGAGAGTCTTTCAAGAAGGTGGAAAGCTCGCTAG
- the LOC115970036 gene encoding NDR1/HIN1-like protein 12: MSSSKKQLGHKHTTGYFIWLFAIICTIICIAVIISGIAVFIGYMVIHPRIPTLSVANAHLDTMQYSQAGLLETAMNIIIRAKNDNSKAHASFSDTSFILSFQGLVLAKLVADPFDVSKNSSTDFNYVVTSSEIPLDSARMHQVDLALKKKVITFDFKGNSRTQWRVSLLGSVKFWCHLNCQLRFHPVNGTYINSRCSSKSK, encoded by the coding sequence ATGTCTTCAAGCAAAAAACAACTGGGACATAAACATACCACCGGTTACTTTATTTGGCTTTTCGCCATAATTTGCACCATCATATGCATAGCAGTGATAATCTCAGGCATCGCAGTGTTCATTGGATACATGGTCATACATCCGAGAATACCTACCTTGAGTGTCGCAAATGCCCATCTTGATACCATGCAATATTCTCAAGCTGGTCTACTTGAAACCGCAATGAATATTATCATCAGGGCCAAGAATGATAACAGCAAAGCTCATGCAAGTTTTTCAGACACTAGCTTCATTCTCAGCTTCCAAGGATTAGTACTAGCAAAACTCGTCGCCGACCCGTTTGATGTAAGCAAAAACAGTTCTACTGATTTTAATTATGTAGTCACATCTTCTGAAATTCCATTGGATTCTGCTCGAATGCATCAAGTAGACTTGGCATTGAAGAAAAAGGTAATTACATTCGATTTTAAAGGGAACTCGAGGACTCAGTGGAGAGTGTCGCTGCTTGGCTCTGTTAAGTTCTGGTGTCACCTCAATTGTCAACTCCGGTTCCATCCCGTGAACGGAACTTACATAAACTCACGTTGCAGCTCCAAATCTAAATGA
- the LOC115970007 gene encoding uncharacterized protein LOC115970007 has product MYFPKKKHENPTHPFIWCLAIICTLICIAVIITGMAVFIGYMVIHPRIPILSVANATLGTMRYSQDGLLETQMTIIIRAENDNKKAHASFSDTAFILSFQGLEIAKLVADPFDVKKNSSIYFNYEVTSDEIPLDSARMHQVDLSLKKKVIIFDFKGNSRTQWRVWLLGSVKFWCHLDCQLRFHTSNGTYISSRCSSKTK; this is encoded by the coding sequence ATgtattttcccaaaaaaaaacatgaaaatccAACCCATCCCTTTATTTGGTGTTTAGCCATAATTTGCACCTTGATATGCATAGCAGTGATAATCACAGGCATGGCAGTGTTCATTGGATACATGGTCATACATCCGAGAATACCTATCTTGAGTGTCGCAAATGCCACTCTTGGCACCATGCGATATTCTCAAGATGGTCTACTTGAAACCCAGATGACTATTATCATCAGGGCAGAGAATGACAACAAAAAAGCTCATGCAAGTTTTTCAGACACTGCCTTTATTCTCAGCTTCCAAGGACTAGAAATAGCAAAACTCGTCGCTGACCCGTTTGATGTAAAGAAAAACagttctatttattttaattatgagGTCACATCTGATGAAATTCCGTTGGATTCTGCTCGAATGCATCAGGTAGACTTGTCATTGAAGAAAAAGGTAATTATATTCGATTTCAAAGGGAACTCAAGGACTCAATGGAGAGTATGGCTGCTTGGCTCCGTTAAGTTCTGGTGTCACCTCGACTGTCAACTCCGGTTCCATACATCGAACGGAACTTACATAAGTTCACGTTGCAGCTCCAAAACTAAATGA